In one Hemitrygon akajei chromosome 3, sHemAka1.3, whole genome shotgun sequence genomic region, the following are encoded:
- the cyp1c2 gene encoding cytochrome P450 1C2, whose amino-acid sequence MAEDWNQQVQPFLLVSLFLLACLEACRWMRRGAGDRRHPPGPFAWPLVGNAMQLGKSPHLTFSRMARRYGDLFQIRLGRRDIVVLNGEATIRQALLQHSAQFAGRPDFASFRQVAGGRSMPFGRYSRQWKAHRRLEQSAVRFFSTADGQARRLFEHHVQAEARSLLRVFLRLGAGGRHFQPCPELKVAAANVMCALCFGHRYSHDDEEFRQLLVRIDRFGRTVGAGSLVDTMPWLQTFPNPVRSIYRDFQQLNDEFFEFVRSKVEQHRCTYRPGTTRDMSDALIGALEGDQPAKEALSREHVEGSITDILGASQDTTSTALSWVLFHLIRFPQLQARLQRDIDEVVGRNRLPGAHDKARLPYLEAFLYEMLRFTSFVPMTIPHATTSPVDIKGYHIPQDTIVFINQWSVNHDSDKWKDPSTFDPGRFLNADGTINRDLTSSVMAFSVGKRRCIGEQLSKMEIFLFTAILVHQCTFEANPSEKLSMDGDYGLTIKPTSFTVLVRLRDKFIDTESQPGEPADYRTIPITLKT is encoded by the coding sequence ATGGCTGAGGACTGGAACCAACAGGTGCAGCCGTTTTTGCTGGTGTCGCTGTTCCTGCTGGCTTGTCTGGAAGCGTGCAGGTGGATGCGACGCGGGGCCGGTGATCGCCGCCATCCGCCGGGACCCTTCGCCTGGCCTCTGGTGGGCAACGCCATGCAACTCGGCAAGTCTCCGCACCTGACCTTCAGCAGAATGGCGCGGCGCTACGGCGACCTCTTCCAGATCCGCCTGGGACGACGAGACATCGTGGTGCTGAACGGCGAGGCGACCATCCGCCAGGCGCTGCTACAGCACAGCGCCCAGTTCGCCGGGCGACCCGACTTCGCCTCATTCCGCCAGGTAGCCGGGGGACGGAGCATGCCTTTCGGCCGCTACAGCCGCCAGTGGAAGGCGCACCGGCGCCTGGAGCAGTCCGCTGTGCGCTTCTTCTCCACGGCGGACGGGCAGGCTCGCCGCCTGTTCGAGCACCATGTCCAGGCAGAGGCTCGCAGCCTGCTGCGGGTCTTCCTGCGTCTGGGGGCAGGTGGCCGCCACTTCCAGCCGTGCCCCGAGCTGAAGGTGGCAGCCGCCAATGTGATGTGCGCCTTGTGCTTCGGGCACCGCTATAGCCACGACGACGAGGAGTTCCGGCAGCTGCTGGTCAGGATCGACCGCTTCGGCCGCACAGTGGGAGCCGGCAGCCTGGTGGACACGATGCCTTGGCTCCAGACTTTCCCCAACCCGGTGCGCAGCATCTACCGCGACTTCCAGCAATTGAACGACGAGTTCTTCGAGTTCGTCCGCTCCAAAGTGGAACAGCACCGGTGCACCTACCGGCCAGGCACCACCCGGGACATGAGCGACGCTCTTATCGGAGCGCTGGAGGGGGACCAGCCGGCCAAAGAAGCGCTCAGCCGGGAGCACGTCGAGGGCTCGATCACTGACATCCTGGGAGCGAGCCAGGACACCACATCGACCGCCCTGAGTTGGGTCCTGTTCCACCTCATCCGGTTCCCGCAGCTACAGGCCCGGCTCCAGAGGGACATTGACGAGGTGGTGGGCAGGAACCGCCTGCCCGGCGCCCACGACAAAGCCCGCCTACCCTACCTGGAGGCTTTCCTCTACGAGATGCTGAGGTTTACCAGCTTCGTGCCGATGACGATCCCGCACGCCACCACCTCGCCGGTGGATATCAAAGGTTATCACATCCCCCAGGACACGATCGTCTTCATCAACCAGTGGTCGGTCAACCACGACAGCGACAAGTGGAAAGACCCCAGCACCTTCGACCCCGGACGGTTCCTGAACGCGGACGGCACCATCAACCGGGACCTGACCAGCAGTGTTATGGCCTTCTCGGTGGGCAAGAGGAGGTGCATCGGGGAGCAGCTGTCTAAGATGGAAATATTCCTTTTCACCGCTATCCTGGTTCACCAATGCACCTTCGAGGCGAACCCTTCGGAGAAGCTGAGCATGGACGGCGACTACGGGCTAACCATCAAACCCACGTCCTTCACTGTCCTGGTCAGACTGAGGGACAAGTTCATCGACACGGAGTCGCAGCCCGGCGAACCAGCTGACTACCGTACAATCCCCATCACACTCAAGACGTAA